Part of the Candidatus Zixiibacteriota bacterium genome, TGACGCCGTTGAATAGTGCAGTCGCGGTCGCCAAGATGAATTACATTGCCATATTTATCCGCCATTATCTGTATTTCCACATGGCGCGGGTTGCTGATAAATTTTTCGATATAAACATCCGGGTTGCCAAAAGCAATATTTGCCTCAGCGCGAGCCATTTCAAGCGCATTTTTTAATTCATCAGGCTTGGTAACCATCCGCATTCCGCGTCCCCCGCCGCCCGCCGAGGCTTTGATTATAATGGGATAATTTATCGTTTTAACTATCTCAACAGCTTCATTGTAGTCATTAATTACGCCATCCGAACCGGGAACTACTGGCACACCGGCACTCTCCATAGTTTTTTTAGCTAATGCTTTATTGCCAAGAAGCTGGATTACCTCCGGCGAGGGACCAATAAATGTTAGGTTGCACGACTGGCAAACTTCAGCGAAATCGGCGTTTTCGGCTAAAAAGCCGTAGCCGGGATGAATAGCATCGGCGTTTGTAACCTCAGCCGCCGCAATAACCCTTTTGGCATCGAGATAACTCTCTGTCGGCGAGCTGGGACCGATACAGACATCTTCATCCGCAAAACGCACGTGCAGTGAATCGCTGTCTGCCTCCGAGTAAACAGCCACCGTTCGGATACCAAGCTCCTTGCAGGTCCTGATTATTCTAAGGGCAATCTCACCGCGGTTTGCGATGAGAATTTTTTCAAACATTTTTCGCTCCTGTTATTAACGCCGGATTGACGATTAAACAACCTCACATGTTTTCAGGGCTGTAATATATATCAATTGAATCCATCCTGTCAATGTTTTGTATAAATAAGCGGCAGTTTGGCGTGATTTTTATGTTGGCGCTTTTAGGACATATATCAGCTATAAATTTCGGATTTTCTGTAAGGTTTTACGGTGAAGAGGTGTCCGACTCAGGCGGATTGACCTGCACGCAGCACAATTAATACATATAGTTATAATGTCGGGTTTTTCCCCGCCGCGGCGGGTCAGAACCCGACCTACCATACTGAATTTTCCGAGTATTCCAATAATATGAAACAGCTTTAGCTACCTCATCATTGATATTTTCAATTACTTCCATTAAAAACCTCTTGCGACTGATATTGACAGAAATGTGTATCGGTTTTCGACTAACGAAATAAATCCTATTCCCTATTTCTATCCTGCTAAATATATAGTAGTTTTTGCCCGCTTGGTCAATGATATAATTACCCGGTTGTCAGAAGTAACTTCTGACAACACCGGAATAGCAAAACAAATACGGTATGAAATCTAACGCGGCGGAATGCCATCGCCGTAATAGTCAAAACCGCAAATCCGCCTCAGGCGGATTGACCTACTATGCTGGCAACACCGAATTAATGTTGGTTCACGGGGACGTACACCAACCACGAAGCGCTGCATCCCCTCAGGATGTCGTCCTCCTGAGGCGGACTCCATCTTGAGGGATAAAACGCCAATCACACCAACAGCACGCTTTACATTGACTATCGCGCCCAAATAGCATATACTCAAAACCATGATAAAAGCACATGAATTGAAAAAGATATTCACCGATAAAAAGCGCGGTGAAATTGTCGCAGTCAATAAAGTCTCTTTCGAAGTGCATCCCGGCGAGATATTCGGACTTTTAGGGCTAAACGGCGCGGGTAAAACCACTACTCTGCGGCTTCTTGCGGGGCTTTTGAGGCCAAATTCCGGCACTTGCTATATCTGCAATATTAATGTAGCTGCCGAGCCTGAGAAAGCTAAAGCGCGGTTAGGTTTTCTTACCGGCACAACCGGACTGTATGGCCGTCTGACAGCCGCCGAGATGATTAAATATTTCGGCAGGCTCTACGGGCTTGATGAAAACAGTGTCAAGAAGCGGGCGAATGAGCTTATGGAAATACTGAGCATGACCGAATTTGCCAACACTCGTTGTGATAAGCTGTCATCGGGAACCAAGCAGAAAGTGTCAATCGCCAGAACAATGATACATGACCCGGATGTGATTATCCTCGATGAGCCTACTGCCGGTTTGGATGTTATCTCCAGCCGGGCGGTTATCGAGTTTGTCAGTACGGAAAAGGCGCGCTCTAAAACGATTATATTTTCAACTCATATCATGCATGAGGCGGAAAAGCTTTGCGACCGCATCGGGATTATAGATAAAGGCAGAATAGCGGCAGTGGGAACACCATCCGAATTGAAAGCGGCAACAGCCTGTGTCGATATGGATGACGCCTTTGTGAAACTTGTTGGAAACACTTATGAATAATATCAAGATTATCTAT contains:
- the accC gene encoding acetyl-CoA carboxylase biotin carboxylase subunit produces the protein MFEKILIANRGEIALRIIRTCKELGIRTVAVYSEADSDSLHVRFADEDVCIGPSSPTESYLDAKRVIAAAEVTNADAIHPGYGFLAENADFAEVCQSCNLTFIGPSPEVIQLLGNKALAKKTMESAGVPVVPGSDGVINDYNEAVEIVKTINYPIIIKASAGGGGRGMRMVTKPDELKNALEMARAEANIAFGNPDVYIEKFISNPRHVEIQIMADKYGNVIHLGDRDCTIQRRHQKLIEESPSIAITDELRNKMCIAAIKGVKEAGYTSAGTVEFLVDSDKNFYFMEVNTRIQVEHTITEAVTNIDLIKEQISIAAGNRLSYTQEDVKFSGHAIECRINAENTSRNFMPVPGNIRTFHTPGGLGVRVDTHAYAGYDMPPFYDSLIAKLIVHGKDRTEAMLRMRRALDEFIIEGIPTPIDFYKDIFEDKIFIFGNYDTSYVDKFINGSPKKETSKGEEVI
- a CDS encoding ATP-binding cassette domain-containing protein produces the protein MIKAHELKKIFTDKKRGEIVAVNKVSFEVHPGEIFGLLGLNGAGKTTTLRLLAGLLRPNSGTCYICNINVAAEPEKAKARLGFLTGTTGLYGRLTAAEMIKYFGRLYGLDENSVKKRANELMEILSMTEFANTRCDKLSSGTKQKVSIARTMIHDPDVIILDEPTAGLDVISSRAVIEFVSTEKARSKTIIFSTHIMHEAEKLCDRIGIIDKGRIAAVGTPSELKAATACVDMDDAFVKLVGNTYE